The Vitis vinifera cultivar Pinot Noir 40024 chromosome 18, ASM3070453v1 region aattcaaataacccaaaaatgaattaaagaaCAATTCTTAGACTCAAGctcaaaaatttcaattattaagtAACCTAATGTCTAGGATTTTGAGAAGATTAAGGTTTGTTTCACTAGCAATAAACCGAATAATACCACAAATAAATACTACCACGTGTAAAGGATAATGCAAACACAAGTTCAATAAAGTCGCATAACTATAGCATTGATATAATTGTATAAGATTCACCATCTTCGACTCATAGAAATGTAAATGCAAAACTTGTGCTTaggactttttttattttctgctCAACTCCCCATTTATTGTTACTTTTGTTCCtcttttttttatgagaaatgaCAACTTACACGCTTAGTTGATTCATTGCCATCCAAGGTAGCCTTTTTCATTCTTGAGAGTGTTTccaatttttttgagaaaagtgaGGGCTTACACGCTCAAGTGATTCATTGCCACCCGAGGTAGCCTTTTCCACTTTTTAGGAAACTTAATGTATGAAGGAGGAGCATACTAACGATTTTTCCACCACACTCCTTCTACACTCACATTTTCTTCAAGTCTAGCATGGATCATCAAAGATAATAATGAACAATTGCCATAGATATTTGTCTTCATTTTACTTGCGTTGAACAAtgaatatatagatatagattgTGTTTAAACTTGTTGTACCACCCTTTCAACTGCAATACATGAATATGCAAAGATCCAATGAGAATTTCAGGTATTCCAGAGCATAGCACTCTTTTTGTCCAGCTATCCGTACACAAACACACTGAGCCAGTCCTCATTGTTCCAGAATGTTTGATTATTTTCATGATCAGGTATTATTACACAAAGTAAGCAAACTTTTCTGTGTGAATGCATGTAGTGTTGACATCAGGAAGACAGCTTAATTATGTGCTGGAGGAGTAATTAAAAAGAATCCGCACCTGATCAAGGCTGATGATATTGGATATGGTTAAGGTTAGATTAGCTGTAAAGTCACAGTGGGAGAGGGTGTACACTCTTGGGATGATTCCAGAGTAATTATCAATTTCTTCTCCCATGGGCACAACTTTCAGCTTTGAAGCATCAAATTTTGCCGGAGGCCCCACAAGCCTAGCAGCCTGAATGTAAGAATATATCAATAGCATGTCACCTAATTGAGAAATCAGAGAATTAAAAGGTTCTTAACTTGTAACAAAACTTGGAATTTGagctatttaaaataaacaaatgaaatgaaGACCACAGCATTGAATGGACCAGGGACTTAAAAAATTCGACAACTTGttcatttaaaatcaattagTCTGTTCcatagaatgaaaaaaaatatataagaactTGCTTTAGATACACAAGTAAATCATTTACTCATCAAAATAAGGCTGTGTCTGGCTTTCAGAGACcatgaggaaaaggaaaagaaaggaaaatggaagaaattttTGCTTTCAGGCCAGTTTCGGCTATGCCATACTTGGTGGAATTCATTGCATTTTGCCATGATATACATATGACGGATTAAAGAAACTGGATGCACTTTCGCTGTACCCCAACTATAAACATAAGCCCATGCCTTCCACTCTTAGATGAGCATATTGTAATGGTGGTTTTCCATTTTCTATTCTCATTTTCAGATAGTTCAAGGCAATGGGACAACTCAGTGTTTGAAAAGGACTGAAACAAACTGGAGATGGTTCCAGACTCCCCCTCTTTAACTTATGTGTTGCTATTGTCACTAATTAAGGCATTATGCACAACAAAAAGGGTAAGTATATAGCATCAAGCCAAAAAATACAGGAGGCCCTTTTATATCGCTTTCTAAGAATATGAGAACACAATGTCAATCAACTTGGCGTCCTGTTCCAATCATGAACATAGGGTGAACCCCTAGAACCATTTTCTGAGTTCAACTTTTCAATACATCAAACTACAAGCTAAAATTTTAGATAGTtctccattgtttttttttttgttcatcttCACCATTGAAATGTTCCACTATGTTCTCCACTACCAGATGTTTGATATTTTCCAAGAAGCAAAATGAAACTGCTAACAACACATATTGCAAAAAATTGAACCCTCTAAATTATGCGGAAAATACCAATCAAATTGGGATCAGATAGGAATTCATACTGAAGTATCCCTTTGTTCAATTCTTGCAAACATGGAACAAATAAGATGCAAACTTGCAAACACAACTTCATTAAAATGTTATCAAGTGATTGTGGCAAGCTCAGAAATATCTGATTGAGGAATGATttcatatttacattttttacaATTCCCAAGGCATGAAGTAATCCATGTCCTGAGTCCATGGCTATTGTGATGCGTCAATGGCATTCAAAATGCCTTAGGATTTCACTCATTGACGACAATTCAATGGTGTTAGAAATTTCGATATTAGGGCTAGTTAATGGTGAATGTGATAATTAGGCAGAGTGGACATATTGAACAAAATCAAAATGCCGCAATCTAAACCAACACCCAGAttcaaaaatcaacatattaaAACAACCCCGCTTCTAAATTACTGTCTATCATCAATTTTTCCAATCAAAATGCCAGTATCCAAACACAGAGAGAGAAGCAACAAACCTAAAAAACAAGAGCATTGTAGGAGGCTTTAGTGCTGCCAATGGAAGAGAGAATAACGGGTTTGGATGCTCTGGAAGGTTTGAGGCTGGTGTTGGTCATGGAGAAACAGTCCCTCTGCGGTGATGGTGAGAATGGAAAAGCACAATGACAGGCCATGAAAGCAGACCAAACTCCTACCCTTCATCATTTTTGATAACCCACCATTGTCTTCACACACAGTTTCACTGTCAGTGAAGGTGAGGGAGAGAGATGTGGAGAGTTGGGGTTCATAGTATTGGTCATGTGGACTCCAATTCACGTTCACAGGCCCTCAAGCCCCCAAAATCTTTGTCAAGCCATTCCCACCACACATTGCCTCTCCACACAATAGAATGAAGAATTGAATAATGATCATTATGAGGGGGAAGGTCATAtcaattttgtttccatttgaagtattttcttcCCCGTGCCCATGTGACGGTGAGCCCTGTGTCAAATTTGCAATCGTCTCATCTGGTACAGCTCTTGTTGTTGGGCACTCCCTCCCCTTTATTAAAAACCCAGAAGACAAAATGATTgtttatgattttcaaaaaataaaaattcggAAAATAATGTGATGGGCCTCTTGGAGGAGAGGAAGGgttggatctcctatgattgaGGTCGAGTCCTGCCCAAAGGGTTTTAGCCTTGAGAGGGGATTTGAACCCAGGCCCAGGCCTCTAATTTGGGTCACAGTGAATGAGAACACctgcaaaacaaaacaaagaggCTCCGATGCCTAAGTCAgcaatagaataaaatatagataattataaaagatattttatatatacataccTTCACCGAATGATGTCAAATTGTCTCTAATACACCTAAAGGTACAAATTGTTACATATTTcctataaattaatatatgtaaCAAATACTcttcaaatttgtcaaatttcTCCGTTAATATTGTCTAAGTTGTTtctaataaacaaattttttgtcTCCGAATACTTTTCAACTACCCGAAAATCTCCATAAAATCAATTATGTCTTTGAATATtaatcaaaatctaattttataaCCTATTCAATGAActtaaaattctaaaactaaactTACACCAATCATCCAAAAAATACTAACAAATCTCCCAATACCAAATCCAACAAATTTATACATGTAGTCTCCACAAATTTCTATTATCAAAACCTTGATCTTAATTTCCTCAAAAGTGATCtaataaaaattcttcaaatttatcaaaatcgTTCATCATGCAAtaattgatatatttaacaaatattttttcaatttatcaaaatcttcTAGCAAAAAAATCTCGACAACCCCCAACCAACTAAGGGCAAGCACTCTTTATtgacatatttaataaatactCTTCAAATTCATCAAGCTCTTATATCTATGGTCCAAACCTTCTTCATTAATATCATCTTTTCTTATGAGCAAATTATCATCTCCAATTCACAAAATGTCTAATGACACAAATTTATCATTAACtactaataattaatatatctaATAAATACTCTCCAAATTCTTGAAAATCTTCCCTCAATAATGTCCAAATTCTCTcaagaaaaatctcaattttctcttagaatatttaaaatcaatgaaatcaaccatgccttaaaataataatcaaaatctaattttgtaGTCATATGATCAACTCCAAGTTCTAACATTGAACTTAAATCAATAATCTAAAACTAGAACTATCATCCCAAAACTCCGGGCTTGTTCCAATTAAACACCCAAACAATAAGATACTACCAAATTTCCTATAACCAAATCCAAAATTAGTACATCTAACCtccacaaatttcatatcatcAAAATCTCAACCTAATTTCTTCAAGGTAAGAGATGAAATTCACAATCTATAAAGCtaataatatattgataaataattaaatccaaatttataattatatacaCTAACcatccaaaattcaaataatttcaagcacctaatttcttttaatttgaaagTCCAACCATAGACAAATTTTCTAATCATATCCAAAATTTGTAACTATAATCCAATTTTataccacaaaaaaaaataattttttcaacaagTATGCTCTCAATATTATCATAATCTAAAATCAATAGATTTAataacatttagattttaacCAGTGGTCCTCGGATTTATTCTATTTCAAACACCAAACTTCCATAATCCACCGCCcaaatcccaattttctattataaataTGCGAAAGAGGaatattattagtttattttttatttttaaaatagaacaaataattttaaaaatggataaaggccaaaattaccaaaaataaaaaagaaaagaagaaaagaaccaaaaacaacggaaattgaaaatatacaataatgaataatttgttttttttcagaaaccgattgagaaaaagaacaaaaagataGACAAAggccaaaatttaaaaaataaaaaataaaaacaaaaaacaacggAAATTGAAAATATGCAGCAGTGAATaaccccttttttattttttattttttatatgatatataaaagaCATTATTATAGCCTCTTGAGAGCTATTCAAGAATTGTACGTTGGTtcacctatttttttaaaaagaaaaggaaaaaaaatatgcatgagtgaataaggattttttttttccttcatcttgTTTAAGTTGCCCTTTTTCCTTAAATATTGTTTAAGTTTAttgaaatcaatttattttttttcccaaattaataaacaaaaaacaaaatatttgattaaagcAACATTAAACGATCAATTTGATTCTTTCaaatattcatcaaaattcaaaaaacccaaaaatgaATCAATGAAATAGTTCTTAGACTCAAactcaaaaatttcaaatattaaatagcCTAATGTCCAGGACTTTGAAAAGATTAAGGTTTGTTTCACTAgcaataaatcaaataatgCCACAAATAAATACCACCACATGTAAAAGATAATGCAAACACGAGTTCAATAAAGTCACATAACTATAGCATTGATATAATGACATAAGATTCACTATCGTCAACTCTTGGAAATGTGAATGCAAAACTTATGCTTAGGACTTTTTTGATTTTCTGCTCTAACTCCCCATTTATTGCTTATTTTgttcctctcttttttcttttttcttttttttttcttttttatgagaAATGACGGCTTGCATGCTTAGTTGATTCATTGCCACCCAAGATAGCCTTTTTCATTCTCGAGAGGGTTTCcaactttttgttaaaaaagtGATGGCTTACACGCTCAAGTGATTCATTGTCACCCGAGGTAGCCTTTTTCACTTTTCAGGAAACTTAATGTATGAAGGAGAAGCATACTAACGATTTTTCCACCACACTCCTTCTACACTCACATTATCTTTAAGTCTAGTATAGAtcatcaaaaataataataaacaattgCCATAGATATTTGTCTTCAACTTACAAGTGTTTAACAATGAATATATAGGTATAGATTTTGTTTATAAgcaaattatttcaattttattacatGGAGACAAAACTTAATCCATACCTGAACCTAGAACATTAGGCTTACTCTTTTACTCTTATTTAAGTAAAGCTTAAGTCTTGAATATGAACATTTAATccatttttgaagaatttgaattgaagggaaaaatgaaattcacatctattttatttattttttcttgttaaattatttgattctttaatttttttttttatcaaattatttgattcaatagaagaagagaaaaacaagGAAACATGCTTaacaagttttaatttttatttttcaaattatttttttatggataagaAGATTAAATAAAAGACGGAATTCTAAAATTTGGAATATTGATTTGAGTGGAACTTTATAACTTGTTTgatgtgaaaaaagaaaaaaagaaaaaagaaaaaagaaaaaaaagaggaagcCTAACTAGGATATGGTATATTGAGTCACAAGCTttcattacataaaaataataaaaataattaaataataataattggaaTATTGAGTGAAAAAAGAGCATTAAAAAAGATAAACTAGAAACTGGGATGTTGAGTTGAGTGGAACTTTGCAACATACTTAagcatgttttcttttttcttttttcttttttttttttttctttagaagaCCTAAAAAACTAATAATCCTAATAAATGGAATACCTCTAGGACACGGTTCATAtgagaaaaaccctaaaatatatgtatatagatTAGGAACTAAAATGACTTAATGGCAAAGAAGGACATAAAAATGAACAAAGTGACAATTTTTAAAGAGAGAAATGGGAATGATACGAGAACGAATGAAATATATAGTTACCGCCCTCGTGCCATTTTGGTGCTTGCCTTTGCCGCCATCATAAAATCAGAGTATGTCCATGGGTGGTACAATGCGTGCAACTATCACAGTGATGTCGTCGGGTTTGCCACCACTTCTAAACTTTCCTTCCATCAATGCAGCTATTGTGTACGGGGAATCACCACTTTTAATCAGTGAATTTTCCTCGGCCAGCTCCGCCAATACCTTGGCCAATAGTTGTGGCTCCATACAACCTTCTTCACGCAGAACCCTTATAACCACCTCCATCTCATCTACGAACACATTGTCGAACAGTCCATCCGTTCCAACCACAACCACATCTCCTGCCCTTACCCCAATCATAAGCTCCTGTAGATAAAATGTTTATAAGCACCGGAATTATGAAATGATCAAGTTAGAGTCCTAGTgcttctaatataaaaattgtttttaaaagcaacttAATCCAACTAACCGATCTAACCCAagattccaaaaaaataaaaagagtttattAAACTTATGTCAACCTAaacttaacaaaataataaacttatgaTAGGGTACAAATTAGGTACCTCTGCTACACTTGGATCATCACAGGTCTTCCCCAATTGACACggacaattaaaaaaatgttgttgTATGGATGACTTATATATCATTCTTCCATATCTAAATATCATGAATCCGCTATCTCCAACATTAACAACATTCAAACACTGTAAAGTAGTAACAATagttaaaacataataaatataagataattgatttaaaaaaaaattgtatatatttagattcataaatttactaaattacaTACCTCATCCGTAAGTGTTATGATACATGCTGTGGATGATCCTTCAACATTAGTATTAGAGTAAGCTTCTTCCAAAACCATTTGTGGATACACAATTTCTTTATCTTCCGCATAAAGGGTGGTGACACAATTATCCATTAGTTGTCGAGCATATTCACCCCCATCTATGCCTTGCTTTGCCCAACCAGCCACGCCATCGGCTAAACCAATGGTTTGATGATGTTTACTAATAAAATAAGCATCATCTCCCCTCGTACTTGATTTACTCTTATCCGGTATGTAAAAAGATCCGAAATCCATGATCAAACTCCTTTCACTCAATATTTTCATACCCTTCTTGATAGGTTTTATCCTAAATAATAAACATATTCAAAtgatcaaaaaatatatatatatataaagaaagaaacaaaaaatacttAGGCTAAAAAATGGAAATCATGATATTGAATTCACACTTCAAATATGAAATCTGAATATACGATCTTTAAGTAATGAAAACAACTCAAATTGCACGTTTTCTTGTGgtattaatttgatattataaataaaaataaaaataaaaatatacttgTTGCTATCTAAAACCTTCATAAAAGAAAACTTTCATACCTTCTCATCATACTTTCCTCCATGGCCTTGTCTTCCATTGTATTTTTTTCAAGATGGTTGAAAACAATTGAGTTTTAGTTCAAGACAACAAGTAGCAAATACTGGAATGAGAATAAAGGACAGGTTTTGATgagaatatttatatttaagtaatAGTAATTGAACTTGTTTAGGATTCTACAACTTTAAGATCATGCTAGATTTAAGGGATTTGAGGATAAGATATAAGATACATCCATGACTTAATATTCATATATCTACATATCCCATTTGTAacaactttctatttttatttttctcaattttttcatattaatcaTTTGtcaacaaaaacataatttaaaaacaaaattttagttaaaaaaaaattacaacttaaAATAGTATTAATATATAATACCATTCAATAAAACGTTTGATATATACCAAATGCcttgattcaatattttaattacggatattactaataaagaaatttaaaaaattatatattaagatatAAATTGTGAAAAGATTTCCTAATAAtactaaaaatgaaaagggtttgatatttttattaatgccaAATATTGAGaagtaacatattttttattttaaaaaattccacaaCATTggtagaaattatatttttcatttaattttttattcttttaaaaatcaaatatgagaataggtttatatattttattgaatataatattttaagatataattATCTATCAAATATATCTTATCCCTCCTTAGAGAtgatttaagatattaattaaattttaaaaaaatttaattatgctagttttaattaattccacaaagaaaatattttggtattccAATTTTTCTAACTCTTTCACGAAAATCATATCTCTttaataagcaaaaaaaaaatgataagagttACAATtagttgaatttaaaattttaatattaattaaaaataattatatcaaatattttaaaagatatatactaaaatatcctaaattttttaaatgtggCTGATAGTAAtcatacatttaaaaataaaggacTTGGTTTGTAAATAAGATTCACATGGGATAAAAGTCGGTAGGATCTGCCCTTAAGTCTATCCCTGGGCCTCGCAATTCCTACAACCGCTCACACATTGCACAACAAATCGCGACTCGCGAGTAAACAACCCTCTTCTATCCCCGCTGCTATATATCACATGTGGCAAATGATGATtggatattaaaataatataataaatttgttaaataaaaaaacaaggttGTTTCTTTATATATcctatattaattattatccaaaatttcaggttaatatattaattatattatattatttaatatataaaaataatttatatatcatatattaatattattttataaacatttttttagtttttcctttttaatcataaatttaatttataaaaaaaattatttataaaatgagtatattaacaaataaaaaataaatttttgatatATGAGATATGTATATCTCATATCTTATTATGAGATTAACatatatgaataataaataaaaaaaattatggataaCATATTCTATCACTTatcttatcttttatttagttaaatataGGATAAGATAGATGATGATATAACTTATCATTTCTTATCaccaaccaaatatgaaaaaaattgtggatAACATATTTTATCACTTATCTTATCTTTTGTTTAGTTAAACATATGATAAGATATATGATGATATAACTTATCATTTCTtatcaccaaccaaacatgaaaaaaatttatggataagATATCCCATCACTTATCTTATCTTTTGT contains the following coding sequences:
- the LOC100255763 gene encoding probable protein phosphatase 2C 55 — its product is MEDKAMEESMMRRIKPIKKGMKILSERSLIMDFGSFYIPDKSKSSTRGDDAYFISKHHQTIGLADGVAGWAKQGIDGGEYARQLMDNCVTTLYAEDKEIVYPQMVLEEAYSNTNVEGSSTACIITLTDECLNVVNVGDSGFMIFRYGRMIYKSSIQQHFFNCPCQLGKTCDDPSVAEELMIGVRAGDVVVVGTDGLFDNVFVDEMEVVIRVLREEGCMEPQLLAKVLAELAEENSLIKSGDSPYTIAALMEGKFRSGGKPDDITVIVARIVPPMDIL